From Vigna unguiculata cultivar IT97K-499-35 chromosome 5, ASM411807v1, whole genome shotgun sequence, the proteins below share one genomic window:
- the LOC114184935 gene encoding putative DEAD-box ATP-dependent RNA helicase 29 isoform X2 produces the protein MGGERSAAMKKKKNAKSGGFESLGLSPNVFKGIKRKGYKVPTPIQRKTMPLILSGSDVVAMARTGSGKTAAFLVPMIHRLNQHVPQSGVRALILSPTRDLALQTLKFTKELAHFTDLRVSLLVGGDSMESQFEELAQSPDIIIATPGRLMHHLSEVDDMSLRSVEYVVFDEADCLFGMGFAEQLHKILSQLGENRQTLLFSATLPSALAEFAKAGLRDPQLVRLDLETRISPDLKLAFFTLRQEEKYPALLYLIREHIGSDEQTLIFVSTKHHVEFLNVLFRQEGIEPSVCYGDMDQDARKIHVSKFRARKTMLLIVTDVAARGIDIPLLDNVVNWDFPPKPKIFVHRVGRAARAGRTGTAYSFVTPEDMAYLLDLHLFLSKPIKPAPSEEELLQDMDGVMSRCDQAMANKETIYGRFPQKVIDLVSDRIREVIDTSAELELLQRTCKNAFRLYSKTKPLPAKESIRRVKDLPREGLHPMFMKVLETGELTALAFSEHLKKFRPKQTILEAEGEAAKSKHQQEWGDVMKRKRAIHENIINLVHEQQKSKDNKEKEEIESEISPSMEKGKKARGSKRKTQSFKDEDHYISSIPKNQHMEAGLSVKANDDFASNRLDSAVLDLVADDGTGIQKQRSMYHWDKRSKKYIKLNNGDRVAANGKIKTESGAKTKATKTGLYKKWKERSHGKISLRGTNDGDSHESTSLAGSYQRGRRNFKGSKKQHSVPNAHVRSEIKDMDQIRKERQKKANRTSYIKSKSTKGKKFGKNGKRRKGK, from the exons ATGGGAGGCGAACGAAGTGCGgcgatgaagaagaagaagaacgcAAAATCTGGGGGCTTTGAGTCACTGGGTCTGAGTCCGAATGTGTTCAAGGGAATCAAGCGCAAAGGGTACAAAGTACCCACTCCCATTCAGCGCAAGACCATGCCCCTCATCCTCTCTGGCTCCGACGTCGTTGCCATGGCTCGCACCGGCTCCGGCAAAACGGCCGCGTTTCTTGTCCCCATGATTCACCGCCTCAACCAGCACGTTCCTCAGTCTGGAGTCAGAGCCCTGATCCTGTCCCCCACTAGGGACCTCGCCCTTCAGACTCTGAAGTTCACCAAAGAGCTTGCCCACTTCACAG ACCTTCGTGTGAGTTTGTTAGTTGGCGGCGATAGCATGGAGAGTCAGTTTGAGGAGTTGGCTCAGAGTCCTGACATTATAATTGCCACTCCTGGTAGGCTCATGCACCATTTGTCAGAGGTTGATGACATGTCCTTGCGCAGCGTCGAGTACGTTGTTTTCGACGAGGCCGATTGTTTGTTTGGAATGGGTTTTGCCGAGCAGTTGCATAAGATTCTTTCTCAGCTCGGGGAGAATCGCCAGACCTTGCTTTTCAGTGCCACACTACCCAGTGCTCTTGCTGAATTTGCCAAGGCTGGTTTGAGAGATCCTCAGCTCGTTCGTCTCGACCTGGAGACTAGGATCAGCCCTGACTTGAAGCTCGCCTTCTTCACCTTGAGGCAAGAGGAGAAGTACCCCGCCCTGCTGTACTTGATCAGGGAACATATTGGCTCTGATGAGCAGACATTGATTTTTGTGTCCACCAAACATCATGTGGAGTTTCTCAATGTTTTGTTTCGCCAAGAGGGTATTGAGCCGTCTGTGTGTTATGGCGACATGGATCAGGATGCTCGCAAAATCCATGTATCCAAGTTTAGGGCTAGAAAGACCATGTTGTTGATTGTCACCGACGTGGCAGCTCGTGGCATTGACATTCCATTGCTTGATAATGTTGTCAATTGGGACTTCCCTCCCAAGCCTAAAATATTTGTCCATCGTGTTGGAAGGGCTGCAAGGGCTGGTCGAACTGGTACTGCATATTCTTTTGTGACTCCTGAGGATATGGCCTACCTCTTGGATCTTCATTTGTTTCTTTCCAAACCCATCAAACCTGCTCCCTCTGAAGAAGAGCTCTTGCAGGATATGGATGGAGTAATGTCTAGATGTGACCAGGCAATGGCAAATAAAGAAACCATTTATGGTCGCTTCCCACAAAAAGTTATTGACCTTGTTTCAGACAGAATTAGGGAAGTTATTGATACTTCTGCAGAACTGGAATTGTTGCAGAGGACCTGTAAAAATGCATTTCGTTTATATTCAAAAACAAAACCCTTACCTGCCAAGGAGTCCATCAGAAGAGTAAAGGATTTACCTCGTGAAGGGCTGCATCCAATGTTCATGAAGGTGTTGGAAACGGGGGAGTTAACAGCACTTGCATTTTCTGAGCATTTGAAAAAGTTTAG GCCAAAACAAACCATTTTGGAAGCTGAAGGAGAAGCAGCTAAATCAAAGCATCAACAG GAATGGGGCGATGTGATGAAAAGGAAAAGAGCCATTCATgagaatattataaatttggtCCATGAACAACAGAAGTCTAAGGATAACAAGGAAAAG GAGGAAATCGAATCAGAAATCAGTCCTTCCATGGAGAAAGGGAAAAAAG CACGTGGTTCTAAGAGAAAGACCCAAAGTTTCAAGGATGAGGATCACTATATAAGTTCAATACCAAAAAATCAA CATATGGAGGCTGGCCTTTCAGTAAAAGCCAATGACGACTTTGCTTCAAATAG ATTGGACTCTGCGGTCCTTGATCTAGTCGCAGATGATGGTACTGGCATTCAGAAACAAAGATCTATGTATCACTGGGATAAG AGGAGTAAAAAGTACATCAAGTTAAACAATGGTGACCGAGTTGCTGCAAACGGAAAG ATAAAGACAGAGAGTGGTGCAAAAACAAAGGCCACCAAGACTGGTTTGTATAAGAAGTGGAAAGAGCGCTCACACGGTAAGATATCACTTAGAGGGACAAATGATGGTGATTCTCATGAATCAACAAGTTTGGCAG GATCTTACCAAAGAGGTCGCAGGAATTTTAAAGGCAGCAAGAAGCAGCATTCAGTTCCCAATGCTCATGTGCGTTCAGAAATCAAAGATATGGATCAAATTCGAAAGGAAAGGCAGAAAAAAGCCAATAGGACTTCTTATATCAAGAGCAAGTCGACCAAGGGTAaaaagtttggtaaaaatggtaaaagaagaaaaggcaAATAG
- the LOC114185065 gene encoding uncharacterized protein LOC114185065 → MKAGPGKGRKVCLIVTGVVIALVLLIVILALTVFKAKHPTIIVDSTKLEDFHMSLDIARLRVDLNVTLSTDVSVKNPNKVGFKYSDSIAHLNYRGQLIGEVPIPAGDISSGETKGFNLTLTVMADRLLSNSQLFSDVTSGTLPLNTFVRISGKVNILGFIKVHVVSSTSCDVAINLSNRTVGNQECQYKTKL, encoded by the coding sequence ATGAAGGCAGGACCTGGTAAAGGGAGAAAAGTGTGCTTGATAGTGACAGGTGTTGTTATTGCACTTGTACTGCTAATTGTGATACTAGCTTTGACTGTTTTCAAAGCCAAGCATCCTACTATCATTGTGGACTCAACGAAGCTAGAGGATTTTCACATGAGTTTGGATATAGCAAGGCTAAGGGTAGATTTGAATGTGACTCTGAGCACGGATGTCTCAGTGAAGAACCCAAACAAGGTTGGATTCAAGTATTCAGATAGCATCGCCCACCTCAATTACAGAGGACAGCTTATAGGTGAAGTTCCTATCCCTGCTGGAGACATTTCGTCCGGTGAGACCAAAGGATTCAACCTCACCCTCACCGTTATGGCTGACCGTTTGCTCTCCAATTCCCAACTTTTCTCTGATGTCACATCTGGTACATTGCCCCTAAATACTTTTGTGAGGATTTCTGGCAAAGTCAACATCTTAGGCTTTATCAAAGTCCATGTTGTTTCCTCCACGTCTTGTGATGTTGCAATTAATCTTTCTAATAGAACAGTTGGGAACCAAGAGTgccaatacaaaacaaaacttTGA
- the LOC114184935 gene encoding putative DEAD-box ATP-dependent RNA helicase 29 isoform X1 gives MGGERSAAMKKKKNAKSGGFESLGLSPNVFKGIKRKGYKVPTPIQRKTMPLILSGSDVVAMARTGSGKTAAFLVPMIHRLNQHVPQSGVRALILSPTRDLALQTLKFTKELAHFTDLRVSLLVGGDSMESQFEELAQSPDIIIATPGRLMHHLSEVDDMSLRSVEYVVFDEADCLFGMGFAEQLHKILSQLGENRQTLLFSATLPSALAEFAKAGLRDPQLVRLDLETRISPDLKLAFFTLRQEEKYPALLYLIREHIGSDEQTLIFVSTKHHVEFLNVLFRQEGIEPSVCYGDMDQDARKIHVSKFRARKTMLLIVTDVAARGIDIPLLDNVVNWDFPPKPKIFVHRVGRAARAGRTGTAYSFVTPEDMAYLLDLHLFLSKPIKPAPSEEELLQDMDGVMSRCDQAMANKETIYGRFPQKVIDLVSDRIREVIDTSAELELLQRTCKNAFRLYSKTKPLPAKESIRRVKDLPREGLHPMFMKVLETGELTALAFSEHLKKFRPKQTILEAEGEAAKSKHQQEWGDVMKRKRAIHENIINLVHEQQKSKDNKEKEEIESEISPSMEKGKKAARGSKRKTQSFKDEDHYISSIPKNQHMEAGLSVKANDDFASNRLDSAVLDLVADDGTGIQKQRSMYHWDKRSKKYIKLNNGDRVAANGKIKTESGAKTKATKTGLYKKWKERSHGKISLRGTNDGDSHESTSLAGSYQRGRRNFKGSKKQHSVPNAHVRSEIKDMDQIRKERQKKANRTSYIKSKSTKGKKFGKNGKRRKGK, from the exons ATGGGAGGCGAACGAAGTGCGgcgatgaagaagaagaagaacgcAAAATCTGGGGGCTTTGAGTCACTGGGTCTGAGTCCGAATGTGTTCAAGGGAATCAAGCGCAAAGGGTACAAAGTACCCACTCCCATTCAGCGCAAGACCATGCCCCTCATCCTCTCTGGCTCCGACGTCGTTGCCATGGCTCGCACCGGCTCCGGCAAAACGGCCGCGTTTCTTGTCCCCATGATTCACCGCCTCAACCAGCACGTTCCTCAGTCTGGAGTCAGAGCCCTGATCCTGTCCCCCACTAGGGACCTCGCCCTTCAGACTCTGAAGTTCACCAAAGAGCTTGCCCACTTCACAG ACCTTCGTGTGAGTTTGTTAGTTGGCGGCGATAGCATGGAGAGTCAGTTTGAGGAGTTGGCTCAGAGTCCTGACATTATAATTGCCACTCCTGGTAGGCTCATGCACCATTTGTCAGAGGTTGATGACATGTCCTTGCGCAGCGTCGAGTACGTTGTTTTCGACGAGGCCGATTGTTTGTTTGGAATGGGTTTTGCCGAGCAGTTGCATAAGATTCTTTCTCAGCTCGGGGAGAATCGCCAGACCTTGCTTTTCAGTGCCACACTACCCAGTGCTCTTGCTGAATTTGCCAAGGCTGGTTTGAGAGATCCTCAGCTCGTTCGTCTCGACCTGGAGACTAGGATCAGCCCTGACTTGAAGCTCGCCTTCTTCACCTTGAGGCAAGAGGAGAAGTACCCCGCCCTGCTGTACTTGATCAGGGAACATATTGGCTCTGATGAGCAGACATTGATTTTTGTGTCCACCAAACATCATGTGGAGTTTCTCAATGTTTTGTTTCGCCAAGAGGGTATTGAGCCGTCTGTGTGTTATGGCGACATGGATCAGGATGCTCGCAAAATCCATGTATCCAAGTTTAGGGCTAGAAAGACCATGTTGTTGATTGTCACCGACGTGGCAGCTCGTGGCATTGACATTCCATTGCTTGATAATGTTGTCAATTGGGACTTCCCTCCCAAGCCTAAAATATTTGTCCATCGTGTTGGAAGGGCTGCAAGGGCTGGTCGAACTGGTACTGCATATTCTTTTGTGACTCCTGAGGATATGGCCTACCTCTTGGATCTTCATTTGTTTCTTTCCAAACCCATCAAACCTGCTCCCTCTGAAGAAGAGCTCTTGCAGGATATGGATGGAGTAATGTCTAGATGTGACCAGGCAATGGCAAATAAAGAAACCATTTATGGTCGCTTCCCACAAAAAGTTATTGACCTTGTTTCAGACAGAATTAGGGAAGTTATTGATACTTCTGCAGAACTGGAATTGTTGCAGAGGACCTGTAAAAATGCATTTCGTTTATATTCAAAAACAAAACCCTTACCTGCCAAGGAGTCCATCAGAAGAGTAAAGGATTTACCTCGTGAAGGGCTGCATCCAATGTTCATGAAGGTGTTGGAAACGGGGGAGTTAACAGCACTTGCATTTTCTGAGCATTTGAAAAAGTTTAG GCCAAAACAAACCATTTTGGAAGCTGAAGGAGAAGCAGCTAAATCAAAGCATCAACAG GAATGGGGCGATGTGATGAAAAGGAAAAGAGCCATTCATgagaatattataaatttggtCCATGAACAACAGAAGTCTAAGGATAACAAGGAAAAG GAGGAAATCGAATCAGAAATCAGTCCTTCCATGGAGAAAGGGAAAAAAG CAGCACGTGGTTCTAAGAGAAAGACCCAAAGTTTCAAGGATGAGGATCACTATATAAGTTCAATACCAAAAAATCAA CATATGGAGGCTGGCCTTTCAGTAAAAGCCAATGACGACTTTGCTTCAAATAG ATTGGACTCTGCGGTCCTTGATCTAGTCGCAGATGATGGTACTGGCATTCAGAAACAAAGATCTATGTATCACTGGGATAAG AGGAGTAAAAAGTACATCAAGTTAAACAATGGTGACCGAGTTGCTGCAAACGGAAAG ATAAAGACAGAGAGTGGTGCAAAAACAAAGGCCACCAAGACTGGTTTGTATAAGAAGTGGAAAGAGCGCTCACACGGTAAGATATCACTTAGAGGGACAAATGATGGTGATTCTCATGAATCAACAAGTTTGGCAG GATCTTACCAAAGAGGTCGCAGGAATTTTAAAGGCAGCAAGAAGCAGCATTCAGTTCCCAATGCTCATGTGCGTTCAGAAATCAAAGATATGGATCAAATTCGAAAGGAAAGGCAGAAAAAAGCCAATAGGACTTCTTATATCAAGAGCAAGTCGACCAAGGGTAaaaagtttggtaaaaatggtaaaagaagaaaaggcaAATAG